One stretch of Sulfuricystis multivorans DNA includes these proteins:
- a CDS encoding KdsC family phosphatase, producing MNVFEQAAKVRLMGFDIDGVMTDGRLYFSTEGDFCKAFFSRDGLGLKLLAKSGVKIAIITGRDSPIVTRRAANLGIGLVLQGIEDKREAMASLLEREHLTMAECGYMGDDLIDLPLLKVCGFSATVPDGHPLVREHVAYVAQAPAGRGAVREVCELILRAQGSWERVVASYLA from the coding sequence ATGAACGTCTTCGAACAGGCTGCAAAGGTCCGTCTGATGGGCTTCGACATCGACGGGGTGATGACCGACGGCCGGCTTTACTTCAGTACCGAGGGCGATTTCTGTAAGGCTTTTTTCAGTCGTGACGGACTGGGTCTGAAACTGCTCGCCAAATCCGGCGTCAAGATCGCGATCATCACCGGTCGCGATTCGCCGATCGTCACGCGGCGCGCCGCCAACCTCGGCATCGGCCTGGTCCTGCAGGGCATCGAGGACAAGCGCGAAGCGATGGCCTCCCTGCTGGAGCGCGAACATCTGACGATGGCCGAGTGCGGCTACATGGGCGACGATCTGATCGACCTGCCGCTGTTGAAAGTCTGCGGCTTTTCCGCCACGGTGCCGGATGGCCATCCGCTGGTGCGCGAACACGTCGCCTACGTTGCCCAGGCCCCCGCCGGCAGAGGCGCCGTGCGTGAAGTCTGCGAGCTGATCCTGCGCGCGCAGGGTAGCTGGGAGCGGGTCGTGGCCTCGTACCTTGCCTGA
- the hemW gene encoding radical SAM family heme chaperone HemW — protein MKRTFPIHAVLSAPTHEPPPLSLYIHWPWCVRKCPYCDFNSHESAPREAEYLAALIRDLEAVLPLVWGRPVISVFIGGGTPSLMSGATVDALLSAIRARIRLWPEAEITLEANPGAVDVERFAAYRDAGVNRLSLGIQSFDDAKLAALGRIHTGDEAHRALDIAQRHFGRVNLDLMFALPEQTLLDAQRDIETAIASGVSHISAYHLTLEPNTPFHHAPPPLPDEDLAADMLEMIETRLFTAGFEHYETSAYAKPGQRCGHNLNYWTFGDYLGLGAGAHSKLTDHTTIRREARPRHPKDYLADPVTRRWLPVAMEDLPGEFMMNALRLTEGVPLTLFAERTGLALSVIEKSALAGRQQGLLEIEAGRLKPTALGRRFLNRLIGLFLAV, from the coding sequence TTGAAGCGCACCTTTCCGATCCATGCCGTCCTGTCGGCGCCGACTCATGAGCCGCCGCCGCTCTCGCTCTACATCCACTGGCCGTGGTGTGTGAGGAAGTGCCCTTACTGCGACTTCAACTCTCACGAGTCGGCGCCGCGCGAAGCGGAATATCTCGCAGCGCTGATTCGGGATCTCGAGGCGGTGCTGCCGCTCGTCTGGGGCCGGCCAGTCATCTCCGTCTTCATCGGCGGCGGCACGCCGAGCCTGATGAGCGGTGCCACGGTCGATGCGCTTCTTTCAGCGATCCGTGCGCGCATACGCCTGTGGCCGGAAGCCGAGATCACGCTGGAAGCGAATCCCGGCGCCGTCGATGTAGAGCGCTTCGCGGCCTATCGTGATGCCGGCGTCAATCGCCTGTCGCTCGGCATCCAGAGCTTCGACGACGCCAAGCTCGCCGCGCTGGGTCGCATCCACACAGGCGATGAGGCCCATCGGGCGCTCGACATCGCCCAGCGGCATTTCGGGCGCGTCAATCTCGACCTCATGTTCGCGCTGCCGGAGCAGACGCTACTCGATGCGCAGCGCGATATCGAAACGGCGATTGCCAGCGGCGTTTCGCACATTTCCGCCTATCACCTGACGCTCGAACCGAACACGCCGTTCCACCATGCGCCGCCGCCGCTGCCCGACGAGGATCTCGCCGCCGACATGCTGGAAATGATCGAGACGAGGCTTTTCACTGCCGGATTCGAGCATTACGAGACCTCGGCCTACGCAAAACCGGGGCAGCGCTGCGGGCACAATCTCAACTACTGGACGTTTGGTGATTACCTGGGGCTCGGCGCGGGTGCCCATTCAAAGCTCACTGATCACACCACCATCCGCCGCGAGGCGCGGCCGCGCCATCCGAAGGATTATCTCGCCGATCCGGTCACGCGCCGCTGGCTGCCGGTGGCGATGGAGGACTTGCCCGGCGAGTTCATGATGAATGCGCTGCGGCTGACCGAGGGTGTGCCGCTTACGCTGTTTGCCGAGCGCACGGGTCTTGCGCTTTCCGTCATCGAGAAATCGGCGCTGGCGGGACGGCAGCAAGGCTTGCTGGAAATCGAGGCAGGCCGATTGAAGCCGACAGCCTTGGGCCGACGCTTCCTCAATCGCCTGATCGGTCTGTTTCTCGCCGTCTGA
- a CDS encoding thiazole synthase translates to MEDALIIAGRAYRSRLLVGTGKYKDFDETRRAIEASGAEIVTVAIRRTNIGQEPNQPSLLDVLPPSRYTYLPNTAGCFTADEAVRTLRLARELLDGHSLVKLEVLGDKETLFPNMPETIKAAEILVKEGFQVMVYCSDDPIQAKILEQIGCVAVMPLASLIGSGMGILNPWNLSLILEKAQVPVLVDAGVGTASDAAIAMELGCDGVLMNTAIAAAKHPVLMAAAMKKAVEAGREAFLAGRMAKKFYSASPSSPMTGLIGGK, encoded by the coding sequence ATGGAAGACGCACTGATCATCGCCGGCCGGGCTTATCGGTCACGGCTCCTGGTCGGCACCGGCAAATACAAGGATTTCGACGAGACGCGCCGCGCCATCGAGGCCTCCGGCGCCGAGATCGTCACCGTGGCGATCCGCCGCACCAACATCGGCCAGGAGCCGAATCAGCCCTCGTTGCTCGACGTGCTGCCACCCTCGCGTTACACCTATCTGCCGAATACCGCCGGCTGCTTCACCGCCGATGAGGCAGTGCGCACGCTGCGCCTGGCGCGCGAGCTGCTCGACGGCCACAGCCTCGTCAAGCTCGAAGTGCTCGGCGACAAGGAAACGCTGTTCCCCAACATGCCGGAAACGATCAAAGCCGCCGAGATTCTCGTCAAGGAAGGCTTCCAGGTGATGGTCTATTGCTCGGACGATCCGATCCAGGCCAAGATCCTCGAACAGATCGGCTGCGTCGCCGTGATGCCGCTTGCTTCCTTGATCGGTTCCGGCATGGGCATCCTGAACCCTTGGAATCTCTCGCTGATCCTCGAGAAAGCCCAGGTACCGGTGCTCGTCGATGCCGGTGTGGGTACCGCATCGGATGCCGCGATCGCGATGGAATTGGGCTGCGATGGCGTGTTGATGAACACCGCGATCGCTGCAGCGAAGCATCCCGTGCTGATGGCCGCGGCGATGAAGAAGGCCGTCGAAGCCGGCCGTGAAGCCTTCCTCGCCGGCCGCATGGCGAAGAAGTTCTACAGCGCGAGCCCGAGCTCGCCGATGACCGGGCTGATCGGCGGCAAGTGA
- a CDS encoding KpsF/GutQ family sugar-phosphate isomerase: MTAIPPTEHLIALARRVLTIEAEAIWKLADRLDDSLVLAVDLILGSHGRTIVSGLGKSGHIARKIAATMASTGTPAYFVHAAEAVHGDLGMIARDDVLIAISNSGENDELLTIVPLVKRQGGKLIAITGNPASTLAREADVHLDARVDEEACPLNLAPTASTTAALALGDALAVCLLDARGFSASDFARSHPGGALGRRLLTHVRDVMQPLERVATVASDTPIPTVLAAMSRGGMGMAAVLDADGRLCGIFTDGDLRRAMERLGDLRQVQVGALMSRNPRTIGPERLAVEAVEIMERHKVNQLIVTDPAGRLIGALNMHDLFRAKVV, translated from the coding sequence ATGACCGCCATCCCGCCCACCGAACATTTGATCGCGCTCGCGCGCCGGGTGCTGACCATCGAAGCCGAAGCGATATGGAAACTCGCCGATCGTCTCGACGACAGCCTCGTGCTCGCCGTCGATCTGATCCTCGGTTCTCATGGTCGCACCATCGTCAGTGGGCTAGGCAAATCAGGCCACATCGCGCGCAAGATCGCGGCGACGATGGCCTCCACCGGCACACCGGCCTACTTCGTCCATGCCGCGGAAGCGGTGCATGGCGATCTCGGCATGATCGCGCGCGACGACGTGCTGATTGCCATCTCCAACTCCGGCGAGAACGACGAATTGCTGACCATCGTGCCGCTCGTCAAGCGCCAGGGCGGCAAATTGATCGCGATCACCGGCAATCCGGCTTCGACGCTTGCCCGCGAGGCCGATGTGCACCTCGATGCCCGCGTCGATGAAGAGGCCTGCCCTTTGAACCTCGCGCCGACGGCGAGTACCACGGCCGCACTGGCATTGGGCGATGCGCTGGCCGTCTGCTTGCTCGACGCACGTGGTTTTTCCGCGTCCGATTTCGCCCGTTCCCATCCTGGCGGGGCGCTGGGCAGAAGGCTCCTCACCCATGTGCGCGACGTGATGCAACCGCTCGAACGGGTCGCCACGGTTGCTAGCGACACGCCCATCCCGACGGTGCTCGCCGCGATGTCGCGCGGCGGCATGGGCATGGCCGCGGTGCTCGACGCCGATGGGCGCCTTTGCGGGATTTTCACCGATGGCGACCTGCGCCGCGCGATGGAGCGTCTGGGCGATTTGCGCCAGGTCCAGGTCGGTGCGTTGATGAGCCGCAATCCGCGCACCATCGGCCCGGAACGGCTGGCCGTCGAGGCCGTCGAGATCATGGAACGCCACAAGGTGAATCAGCTCATCGTCACCGATCCGGCCGGCCGGCTGATCGGCGCTCTCAACATGCACGACTTGTTTCGCGCCAAGGTCGTCTGA
- the trmB gene encoding tRNA (guanosine(46)-N7)-methyltransferase TrmB — translation MQPTPSNDAAPRQAHIRSYVLRQGRVSTAQQRYYDEGMPRWGIPYVAAPLDLAAAFGRSATKFLEIGCGMGETTAAIADEHPENDYLGIEVHTPGVGSLMKEIATRGLTNLRVIQHDAVEVVRDMIPPGSLSGIHIYFPDPWPKKRHHKRRLIQPPFVHQLALRLAPGGYLHLATDWEEYAQQMLAVLSAEALLENTAPGFAPRPDWRPQTKFEQRGLRLGHGVWDVLFRRRETDRSGD, via the coding sequence ATGCAGCCAACCCCCAGCAATGACGCCGCGCCGCGACAGGCGCACATCCGCAGCTACGTGCTGCGTCAGGGGCGCGTCTCGACTGCCCAGCAGCGTTACTACGACGAAGGCATGCCGCGCTGGGGGATCCCCTATGTTGCCGCGCCGCTCGATCTTGCCGCCGCCTTCGGTCGCAGTGCGACGAAGTTTCTCGAAATCGGCTGCGGCATGGGCGAGACCACGGCGGCGATCGCCGACGAGCATCCGGAAAACGACTATCTCGGCATCGAGGTGCATACGCCGGGTGTCGGAAGCCTAATGAAGGAGATCGCCACGCGGGGGCTGACGAATTTGCGCGTGATTCAGCACGACGCGGTCGAGGTGGTGCGCGACATGATCCCGCCTGGCTCGCTTTCCGGCATCCATATCTACTTTCCCGATCCGTGGCCCAAAAAACGCCACCACAAGCGGCGCCTGATCCAGCCGCCTTTCGTGCATCAGCTCGCGTTGCGGCTTGCACCTGGAGGCTATCTGCATCTGGCGACCGACTGGGAGGAATACGCGCAGCAGATGCTGGCAGTCTTGTCGGCCGAAGCCTTGCTGGAAAATACCGCGCCAGGCTTCGCGCCGCGCCCCGACTGGCGGCCACAGACCAAGTTCGAGCAGCGCGGCCTGCGCCTGGGGCATGGCGTCTGGGACGTGTTGTTCAGACGGCGAGAAACAGACCGATCAGGCGATTGA
- the thiS gene encoding sulfur carrier protein ThiS: MIEITLNGEKRQLAAPLTVGRLLEMEGLTGKRVAVERNGAIVPKGLHAETPIEAGDTLEIVVAVGGG; the protein is encoded by the coding sequence ATGATCGAGATCACGCTCAATGGTGAAAAGCGACAGTTGGCGGCACCGCTGACCGTCGGCCGACTGCTGGAAATGGAAGGCCTGACCGGCAAGCGCGTCGCGGTGGAAAGAAACGGCGCCATCGTGCCGAAGGGCTTGCATGCCGAGACGCCCATCGAGGCGGGGGATACACTCGAAATCGTCGTCGCTGTCGGCGGCGGCTGA
- a CDS encoding prepilin-type N-terminal cleavage/methylation domain-containing protein, which produces MNRQSGFTLVEIAIVLVIIGLLLGGVLKGQELINSAKVKNFAQDFRNIPLFIYGYQDKYRALPGDDANVAAHLGTGAQQGAGGTPGNGVIEGDWFSIDKGATAPESVVFWQHVRLANLASGPTNLADPSYFPTNADGGRIGIESGSATPAQQYISGLTGTFIVCSSGILGKFVLQLDTTMDDGNPFTGSMRAVPGAPTNRQNTAHCAVAGTPAACTTAVDPAATYTVCMGL; this is translated from the coding sequence ATGAACCGACAATCCGGTTTCACGCTGGTCGAGATTGCCATCGTCTTGGTCATCATCGGCCTGCTGCTGGGTGGCGTGCTGAAGGGGCAGGAACTGATCAACAGCGCCAAGGTGAAAAATTTTGCCCAGGACTTCCGCAATATTCCCCTGTTCATCTACGGCTATCAGGACAAATATCGCGCTTTACCTGGCGACGATGCCAACGTTGCCGCTCATTTGGGCACCGGCGCTCAGCAGGGAGCAGGTGGTACTCCCGGCAATGGGGTCATCGAAGGAGACTGGTTCTCCATTGACAAGGGTGCGACTGCGCCTGAAAGCGTGGTTTTCTGGCAGCATGTGCGGCTTGCCAATCTGGCTTCCGGCCCGACGAACTTGGCTGATCCGTCCTACTTCCCAACCAATGCTGATGGCGGCCGTATCGGCATCGAATCAGGGAGCGCCACGCCTGCGCAGCAATACATCAGCGGCTTGACGGGCACTTTCATCGTCTGTTCCAGCGGTATTCTTGGCAAATTCGTGCTGCAGCTCGATACGACGATGGATGACGGCAACCCTTTCACCGGTTCGATGCGTGCCGTGCCAGGTGCGCCAACGAACCGCCAGAACACGGCGCACTGTGCCGTGGCAGGAACCCCGGCCGCTTGTACGACGGCCGTCGATCCTGCGGCCACTTACACGGTTTGCATGGGCCTTTGA
- a CDS encoding monovalent cation:proton antiporter family protein — protein MTLHLILLLLAAAVLAVVLCRSLNLPPILGYLLVGALAGPHALGILPDIASARRLAEFGVVFLMFTIGLEFSLPRLFAMQRIVFGLGLLQVLATMFAVAAGAMLWGVTWQASLALGGALAMSSTAILSKLLADRRELDAPHGREVIGVLLFQDLAVVPLLVLIPALSQPLERLAGELGWALLKAAVLLALVLFVGQRLMRAWFGLVARRKSGELFMLNVLLVILGFASLTEVTGLSPALGAFVAGMLISETEYRYQVEEDIKPFRDVLLGLFFVSTGMLLDPAAIWHDAGRLASLLALLLLVKLIVAAGLSRLLGSAPGTALRTGLWLCTAGEFGFVLVVLATDTGLVDAVLIQPVLAAMVLSMIVAPLIVHFSDRLVLRFVASEWLARSLQLTRIAAQTVASEKHAILCGYGKTGQHLARFLETEKIGFMALDLDPERVREAAAAGEPVAWGDCTRRENLLAAGIARASVLVVTFADIATTLRLVERVRELRPDLAIVARAREEEDIEKLYAAGVAEVVPEALESSVMLATHALALTGVPMHRVVRRLRELREQHYALLRGFFHGATDATEGLADAQLPRLHAVTLDAGAWAVGRKVSALELEKVGAGLTALRRRGQPHVALNGETVLEAGDVVVLRGSAAAVAAGEERLLRGLT, from the coding sequence ATGACTCTGCATCTGATCCTATTGCTGCTGGCTGCCGCCGTACTCGCCGTGGTTCTCTGCCGCAGCCTCAATCTACCGCCGATCCTCGGTTATCTGCTGGTCGGCGCGCTCGCCGGCCCCCATGCTCTCGGCATACTGCCCGACATCGCCAGCGCACGCCGCCTGGCCGAATTCGGCGTCGTCTTCCTGATGTTCACGATCGGCCTGGAATTCTCGCTGCCGCGCCTGTTTGCCATGCAGCGGATCGTGTTCGGACTGGGGCTCCTCCAGGTGCTGGCGACGATGTTCGCCGTCGCCGCCGGGGCGATGCTTTGGGGGGTGACCTGGCAGGCGAGCCTGGCGCTGGGCGGGGCGTTAGCGATGTCTTCGACGGCGATCCTCTCGAAGCTCTTGGCCGACCGGCGCGAGCTCGACGCGCCCCACGGCCGCGAGGTGATCGGCGTGCTTTTGTTCCAGGATCTCGCCGTGGTGCCGCTGTTGGTGCTGATCCCGGCACTGTCGCAGCCGCTCGAGCGGCTTGCCGGCGAGCTCGGCTGGGCGCTCCTGAAAGCCGCGGTGCTCCTCGCGTTGGTGCTGTTCGTGGGCCAACGGCTGATGCGCGCCTGGTTTGGCCTCGTGGCGCGGCGCAAATCCGGCGAGCTGTTCATGCTCAACGTGCTTCTGGTCATACTCGGCTTCGCCAGCCTGACCGAAGTGACGGGATTGTCACCCGCGCTGGGCGCGTTCGTCGCCGGAATGCTCATCTCCGAAACGGAATACCGTTACCAGGTCGAGGAAGACATCAAGCCGTTCCGCGACGTGTTGCTCGGGTTGTTCTTCGTCTCCACCGGCATGCTGCTCGATCCGGCAGCGATCTGGCACGATGCCGGTCGTCTGGCGTCGCTGCTGGCGCTGCTGCTCCTCGTCAAGCTGATCGTCGCCGCCGGGCTGTCACGCCTGCTCGGCAGTGCGCCAGGCACGGCGCTGCGTACCGGCTTGTGGCTCTGTACCGCGGGCGAATTCGGCTTCGTGCTGGTGGTGCTGGCCACCGATACCGGGCTGGTCGATGCGGTGCTGATCCAGCCGGTGCTCGCGGCGATGGTGCTGTCGATGATCGTCGCGCCGCTGATCGTGCATTTTTCGGATCGCCTCGTCTTGCGCTTCGTCGCCTCGGAATGGCTGGCGCGCTCGCTGCAGCTGACGCGCATCGCCGCCCAAACCGTGGCCAGCGAAAAGCACGCGATCCTCTGCGGTTACGGCAAGACCGGCCAGCATCTGGCACGCTTTCTGGAAACGGAAAAAATCGGCTTCATGGCGCTCGATCTCGATCCCGAGCGCGTGCGCGAAGCCGCCGCTGCCGGCGAGCCGGTCGCCTGGGGCGATTGCACGCGGCGCGAGAACCTGCTGGCAGCAGGGATCGCCCGCGCCAGCGTGCTCGTGGTCACCTTTGCCGACATCGCGACGACCTTGCGGCTCGTCGAACGCGTGCGCGAACTGCGCCCCGATCTGGCCATCGTCGCCCGGGCGCGCGAGGAAGAGGACATCGAAAAGCTCTATGCCGCCGGGGTAGCCGAAGTCGTGCCGGAGGCGCTGGAATCCTCGGTGATGCTCGCCACCCATGCGCTGGCGCTCACCGGCGTGCCGATGCACCGCGTCGTGCGCCGGCTGCGCGAGCTGCGTGAGCAGCATTACGCGCTGCTGCGCGGCTTCTTCCACGGCGCGACGGATGCCACCGAGGGCCTTGCCGATGCACAACTGCCGCGGCTTCATGCCGTCACCCTCGATGCCGGCGCGTGGGCGGTGGGGCGAAAAGTCTCTGCTCTGGAACTGGAAAAAGTCGGCGCTGGTTTGACGGCACTGCGGCGTCGCGGCCAGCCGCACGTGGCGCTGAATGGCGAGACGGTGCTCGAAGCCGGCGATGTCGTGGTGCTGCGTGGCAGTGCCGCGGCGGTAGCGGCGGGGGAAGAGCGCTTGTTACGCGGTTTGACATGA
- a CDS encoding ATP-binding protein produces MSLVRTVARRRWIFLSFLTALHLVFVLGPENSIARWLFLSHIGLGLIWQPFIQPRRRLGLEGAVVVVCAAALLATFLGWGILLVWTVLLAGVVGGKVFVFPDRWERIFHLAGLGYLVMVVLVRLLPAAVNAHVSLEILPGELANLLAPLILVFMALLPVRQGTLEERAEIVDFIYGMFVVLLLTVLVLGSLSFSLLYKVGYLESILITLGVVAGLLLMLALIWNPRAGFAGLGTAVAQHVISLGLPIEEWLQSLADLGRFEADPERFLSLACAELPRRLPGVLGGIWSVGGAQGEFGERHGHRTRFVHGGLTVELVTRSEPSPMLRWHHDLVVRLLAEFYLGKWRARELQRLSYIEAIHETGARLTHDVKNLLQSLDTLCVAANEAGATASPRFGELLRRQLPAISARLRQTLNKLVEPGKQLQPAEQPQTAAEWLASLQNRYVDDETQIQGEGDLPACRLPAPALFFSVAENLLQNIAAKRRRQPGIKASVRLVCLADQAYLEICDTGAAIPPELAGRLLHERVTSEDGLGIGLYQCARQAEQADYRLSLVENRTGRVCFRLEPSSDG; encoded by the coding sequence ATGTCCCTGGTTCGTACCGTTGCACGTCGGCGCTGGATCTTCCTGAGCTTCTTGACGGCGCTGCATCTGGTTTTCGTGCTCGGCCCCGAAAACTCGATCGCCCGCTGGCTCTTCCTTTCCCACATCGGGCTCGGGCTGATTTGGCAGCCGTTCATTCAACCACGCCGGCGTCTGGGTCTCGAAGGCGCCGTGGTCGTCGTCTGTGCCGCGGCGCTGCTCGCCACTTTCCTCGGTTGGGGCATCCTGCTCGTCTGGACGGTGCTCCTCGCCGGCGTCGTCGGCGGCAAAGTGTTCGTATTCCCTGATCGCTGGGAGCGCATTTTCCATCTGGCCGGGCTGGGCTACCTCGTCATGGTCGTGCTGGTGCGACTGCTGCCTGCCGCCGTGAACGCCCATGTGTCGCTTGAAATCCTGCCCGGGGAGCTCGCCAACCTGCTGGCACCCCTGATCCTGGTCTTCATGGCGCTCCTGCCGGTACGGCAGGGAACGCTCGAAGAACGCGCCGAGATCGTGGATTTCATTTACGGCATGTTCGTCGTGCTGCTGCTGACCGTGTTGGTATTGGGCAGCCTCAGCTTCTCGCTGCTGTACAAGGTCGGCTACCTCGAGTCGATTCTGATCACCCTCGGTGTGGTCGCCGGGCTGCTGCTGATGCTTGCCTTGATCTGGAATCCCCGCGCCGGCTTCGCCGGTTTGGGCACCGCGGTGGCCCAACATGTGATTTCTCTCGGTTTGCCGATCGAGGAATGGCTGCAATCCCTGGCTGATCTGGGCCGTTTCGAGGCAGACCCCGAGCGCTTTCTATCGCTGGCTTGCGCAGAGCTGCCGCGGCGTCTGCCCGGTGTGCTTGGCGGGATATGGAGTGTCGGGGGCGCGCAAGGTGAATTCGGCGAACGGCATGGTCATCGCACCCGCTTCGTGCATGGCGGCCTGACTGTCGAACTGGTCACACGTAGTGAACCCAGCCCCATGCTGCGCTGGCATCATGACCTGGTGGTCCGGCTGCTGGCCGAGTTTTATTTGGGCAAATGGCGCGCCCGCGAACTGCAGCGCTTGTCCTACATCGAGGCGATCCACGAAACGGGCGCGCGCCTCACCCACGATGTGAAAAACCTGTTGCAATCGCTCGACACCCTATGCGTGGCGGCCAACGAGGCAGGAGCGACGGCGTCGCCCCGTTTCGGGGAATTGCTGCGACGTCAGTTGCCTGCGATTTCCGCACGTCTGCGCCAGACGCTGAACAAACTGGTCGAGCCGGGAAAACAACTGCAGCCGGCCGAACAACCACAGACGGCTGCGGAATGGCTCGCTTCGCTGCAAAACCGCTATGTGGATGACGAGACGCAAATCCAGGGCGAAGGCGATCTCCCGGCCTGCCGTTTGCCGGCGCCGGCGCTTTTTTTCAGCGTGGCCGAGAATCTGCTGCAGAACATCGCCGCCAAACGGCGGCGTCAGCCCGGGATCAAAGCCAGCGTGCGCTTGGTCTGTCTTGCGGACCAGGCATACCTCGAGATCTGTGACACGGGTGCCGCAATACCGCCGGAACTGGCAGGCCGGTTGCTGCATGAGCGCGTTACGTCCGAGGATGGCTTGGGTATCGGTCTCTACCAATGCGCCCGTCAGGCGGAACAGGCAGACTACCGCCTGAGTCTCGTAGAAAACAGGACGGGCCGAGTGTGCTTCCGGCTCGAACCGTCTTCAGACGGATGA
- a CDS encoding adenylate/guanylate cyclase domain-containing protein, with product MSSVLTVASSPGFLERLRNAGVEPGDSPELALNKQLLFFATGLVSITSMLWVAIYWALGPQFSVTLPYLFQLTLAGNLVLYIYSRNFEFFRFTQLTLFLFAPFAMQWGIGNFITGSGIILWGLLAPFGAILCYGVRESIVWFLAWILFTALTGVVDFLLVDGYAPQKLVIPLRTSMVFFALNFIAVASIIYVLLRYSIEEKRKIQERLEEAHRQLLEAQYRSEKLLLNILPAPIAERLKQGEKIIADRFPDATVIFADLVDFTLIASHMSPDQVFGMLNEIFSAFDDLCARFGLEKIKTIGDAYMAAGGLIQSANDPAGACADFALAMQALLRHDHRIDGGHMALRIGISSGTVVAGVVGKHKFIYDIWGDKVNLASRLTDEALPGSIYCDAATYEHLAARYDFAAAQRLHLKGLGEVAVYPLIGRKTSS from the coding sequence ATGTCTTCCGTGCTTACCGTTGCTTCCTCGCCTGGCTTCCTGGAACGTCTGCGCAATGCCGGCGTCGAGCCCGGCGACAGTCCCGAGCTCGCTCTCAACAAGCAGCTGCTGTTCTTCGCCACTGGCCTGGTGAGCATTACCTCGATGCTGTGGGTAGCGATTTACTGGGCTCTTGGCCCGCAGTTCTCGGTAACGCTGCCTTATTTGTTCCAGCTCACGCTGGCCGGCAACCTGGTGCTCTACATCTACTCCCGCAATTTCGAATTTTTCCGCTTCACCCAGCTCACGCTGTTCCTGTTCGCGCCTTTCGCGATGCAGTGGGGAATCGGCAACTTCATCACCGGCAGCGGCATCATCCTCTGGGGGTTGCTGGCGCCTTTCGGTGCGATCCTGTGTTACGGCGTGCGCGAGTCGATCGTCTGGTTCCTCGCCTGGATTCTGTTCACTGCGCTGACCGGCGTGGTCGACTTCCTGCTCGTCGATGGCTATGCGCCACAGAAACTGGTCATACCGCTGCGTACCAGCATGGTGTTCTTCGCGCTCAACTTCATTGCGGTCGCAAGCATCATCTATGTGCTGCTGCGCTATTCGATCGAAGAGAAACGCAAGATACAGGAACGCCTCGAAGAAGCGCATCGGCAACTGTTGGAGGCACAGTATCGTTCCGAAAAGTTGCTGCTCAACATCCTGCCGGCGCCGATCGCCGAGCGTTTGAAGCAAGGAGAGAAGATCATCGCCGACCGTTTCCCTGACGCAACGGTGATCTTCGCCGACCTGGTCGATTTCACGCTGATCGCCTCGCATATGAGCCCCGATCAGGTCTTCGGCATGCTCAACGAGATCTTTTCCGCATTCGACGACCTGTGCGCACGCTTTGGCCTGGAAAAGATCAAGACGATCGGCGATGCCTACATGGCGGCTGGCGGCCTCATCCAGTCGGCAAACGACCCTGCAGGCGCCTGCGCCGATTTCGCGCTGGCGATGCAGGCGCTATTGCGCCATGATCACCGCATCGATGGCGGTCACATGGCGCTGCGCATCGGTATCAGCAGCGGCACGGTCGTCGCCGGAGTGGTCGGCAAGCACAAATTCATCTACGACATCTGGGGCGACAAGGTAAATCTCGCCAGCCGACTCACCGACGAGGCGCTTCCCGGTTCGATCTACTGCGATGCCGCCACTTACGAGCATCTCGCGGCGCGTTACGACTTTGCCGCGGCACAACGCCTGCATCTCAAAGGCTTGGGTGAGGTCGCCGTTTACCCCCTCATCGGGCGCAAGACATCATCCTAA